The sequence below is a genomic window from Sorangiineae bacterium MSr12523.
ACTCGATCCTGCAATCCGTGCGCATTCCGCTGGGTGACTTCGGTGGCGTCGACCTCACCAAGGTGCGAGGCGCGCGGTTCGTCTTCAACGCGACCTCGAAGGGCGCCATCTACCTGGCGAACGTGCGATTGTCCACCATCGGGGTGGCGCGCTCCTCGCTTCCGGCCATCGCGCGCATCGAAAACGATGCTTGGGCATCGCGAAGCCGTTCGGCGCGCGACGTGTCCGAGGACGCGGCAAACGCGGTCGCCCCCGCTCATTTTACACGAGGCAATGCCATTACCCGTGTTCGGGACGTGGTCGCGACGAACGTGGACGATAGCCATGAAGCCGCTGTCGAAATCGAGCTGCGGAGCGATGAGAAATTCTTGATCGGTGATGCGCTTCCCATTCTGCAGATCGGAGAGCGCGCCTTCGATCTGGGGTACCAGCCAAACGGCGATACGCACCGCATCGTCTTCGTCGTCCGCCGTGCCGACTTCGCCCAGTTGTCCGACGGCGTCGACGTGAGCGTCCACCTCGGCGCCCCCGACAGCGGCGCTCACTGGAGCTTCGGTCACTTCGACAAACGCGCACTGCGCCGCTGAGCGGATTGGGGGGGCGGATGCGCGGGAGCATTCACCATTCGCTGGCAGCGCATGCGTCCATGATGAGGCTACGCAGCCAGCGATGTCCGTCCTGCTGGTGCGTGCGCGGATGCCAGACCATCGAAATGGCCACGTCGGCGACATCGAGCGGTGCGCGGAACACGTCGAGCGGCAGAAGCTCCGCGAGGGCATGGGCAATGCCATGCGGCAGCGTCGCGATGGCGTCCGAGCGGGCAACGATTTTCGCCGCGACGAGGAAGTCCGGTGTTCGAACCAGCACGCGCTGCCCGAGGCCGCGATCGGTGAGGGCCGTATCGGCGATGCCGCCCGGCCACGCATCGGGTGAGACCACCACGTGAGCCAATTCACCGAATGCGCGCAGGGTCAGTCGCCGGCGCGTCTTTGGGTGGCCGCGCCGCGCAATGCAGGCAAAGCCATCGTGGCGCAAAAGATACGAGTGGAGGTGGGTGGGAATTTTCGACCAAATGCCCACGAACAGGTCGACCCGTCCGGTGCGAAGCTCTTCCTCCGTGTCGCTCGTTGCACGCGTCACCAGCAGTTCGACGTTTGGCGCGATGTTCGCCACGCGGGGCGCGAGGTCCGGCAAAAGCGAAAGCTCGAAGTCGGCGGTGCTCTCGATGCGAAATCGATGGCTGCTCGTCGCCGGGTCGAACGACTGCGTCTGTGCGAGCACCTGGCGGGCATCCATCAGAAGACGGTGCACGGGCGCGGCCAAATCCAGGGCTCGCGCGGTGGGTTCCATTCCGTGGCCGGTCCGCACGAGAACCGGATCCTCGAGGAGATCGCGCAGCCGAGCGAGCGCGTTGCTCATCGCCGGTTGGCTGAGCCCCATCCGCTGCGCGGCACGCGTGACGCTTCGCTCGGACAAAAGTGCGTCCAGGGCCACGAGCAGGTTCAGGTCGACGCCGGCGAGGCTAACATTGGCCATGTGAATAACGATTATAAGACAAATCCGTTTGATGAATGAAGGGTCGAACCGTAGCTTCCAGGCATGGACTTCTACACGAACCCTCTGTCTCCAAACTGTCGCAAGGTCGACGCCGTGGCCAAGCAGCTGGGCATCGACCTCAATGTCAAATTGATCGACATCCGCAAGGGTGAGAACCGGGAGCCGGCCTATTTGGCGATCAACCCGAACGGAAAGATCCCCACCCTCGTCGACGGGGATCTCACGCTTTGGGAGAGCAACGCCATCCAGTGCTACATCGCCAGCAAGAAAGACAATGATCTCTGGCCGAAGTCGAACCTGCGCTACGACATCATGAAGTGGCAGGCCTGGGAGCTTGCGCACTTCGGCGCCGCCGGGCGCGGGCTCATTTTTCAGCGGATCGTCAAGCAGATCCTCAACATTGGCCCCGCGGACGAGGCGCGCTGTGCCGAAGACGAGGCGAACTTCAAACGATTCGGGGCGGTGCTGGACAATGCACTCAAAGGCAAGCGTTTCGTCTGCGGCGATCAGTTGACCCTCGCGGATTTCTGCCTAGCCTCGACCCTCACCTTCGCCGAACACGCAAAGTTCCCGGTGGCCGATTTCGCCAACATCCGCCGCTGGGTCGCCTCCCTCGACGAGCAACCCGGCTGGCGCGCAAGCAAGCCCCCGCCGATGTGAAGGACGACTGGCTCGTTTTTTGACCATCGCAAGCAGGGCGGCCGATACTTGCCATGCGAGGAGCCCACGTTGTCCGTATCGGTCAAGCCTGCGTATCTTTTGCTCCCCGCTCCAGCGGTGGCACTCGGTGTGGTCGTGGCCATGCGGCACGGAGCTTCGCCCATGGCGTTTGCGCCCAATGTTCTCGCGATGGTGCTTGGTGCCATCGCGAGCGTTGCCTTCGCGGGGCAGACGGCGCAACGGCAGCAACGGATCCTCGGGTGGGCCGCCGTTGCAGCGTGCGCCCTCGTGGGGTTGACGCTCGCTTCGAGCGGCCTCGAAGGGGTGCATCGCTGGATCCGCCTCGGCCCCGTGTGGCTGAACGCGTCGATGGCCTTCTCACCGTGGGTCCTCGGCGCTGCACTTGCGCGGTCGCGGGCTTGGGCTTCGGCGATGCTGTTGGCGCTTTTGGGCCTGCATGCCGTGCAACCCGACGCAGGGCAAGCGACCGCGCTGGGCGCAGCCATCGTGGCGATCACGCTGAGGCGTTCTCCTTTGTCGGTGCTCGCCGTGCTGGCGCTGGTGGCGGGCACTTGGATGCGGGCCGACCCGCTCTCGCCGGTCGATCACGTGGAACGGATCCTCGTGCTCGCCGTATCCGATGGGCCGCTGCTCGCCGGCGCGGCGGTCCTGGCGCTTGGGGTGCTCTTTCTGCCGATGGTGCAGGCGCTCAAGCACGCCAATACCGAATACCGATGGCTCGGCATGGCCTTCGGGCTTTATTTCGCCGGGGAAATCGCCATGACGTTCGTCGGGAATTTCCCCGTTCCCATCATGGGCGCCGGAGCGGGCGCCGTTCTCGGTTGGTATGCCATGCTGATCAACCTCCGTGCGGGCGTGTGAGCGTCACTCCTTCTTTCGCGAGTAGCGAAAGTCGCAGTGGCTGGCGCCCTGCATGATGGTTCGCGTGCGCGACAATTGCACGCCACCGCCGAAGCCTTCGGCCATGGGAAAGTCGGCACTGCACACCAAGAGAAAGCCCAGCTCCGGAACGCCGATTTTCTCGTAAAATTGGGCGTAGCGGCATCCGGTGACATTCACGTCGAATGCATCCGGACCTTGCTGCAGCACCTCGTAATCCAGGGCGTCTCCGGCGGCAAATCCCTCGAAGCTCGCAGCCATGTTCTCACCGAGGTTGGTCCCCGCCTGCGCCCGCCACCATCGCTCGCCAAGCTTGCGATAGTGGGCACCGAGAGCCTTGCGAACGAGGGCATTCGCGCGCTCCTCCCCCAGCTCGGCTTGCAGAGTCTCGACGAGTGGAACCAACACCCGGGCTTGGATCTTGACTTGCTCGATCAGCGGAATGTCCATGGTTAACTCCCGCCCTCAGAATAAATCCGAACGGCGGCGACTTGACGATTTCTGAAACGCGAATAAATGATTCGCGTATGAGCACTGGACACGACGGGGCGCTTCTCGCGCAGCTCGACGCTACGGCCCAGGCGGAGCTGGTGGCACGTGGTGAACTAACGGCTACCGAGCTGCTCGACGCGTGCGAGGCGCGCATCGCGGCGCTCGAGCCGCTCCTGAACGCGATTCCCACGCTGGACATGGGACGCGCCCGCGCGCAGACGCCCGGCGCGGGGCCCTTTCGAGGCGTGCCCTTCCTGGTCAAAGACGTGGTGCCCTACCCCGGTTTGCGCTGGTCGCTGGGTTCGCGGCTCATGGCGCACAACACCGCGCCGTCCTCCACGCCATTTTCGGAGCGTCTCGATGCGGCGGGCCTGGTCACCATTGGCAAGAGCGCCACGTCGGAGTTCGGGCTGCTCGGAAGCACCGAGACCCGTCTCGAGGGCGTGACGCACAATCCCTGGGATCTCTCGCTCTCGGCCGGAGGATCGTCGGGCGGCGCCGTCGCCGCGGTGGCGGCCGGTCTCGTTCCGATGGCACACGCCAGCGATGGCGGCGGTTCGATCCGCGGCCCCGCCTCCATGTGCGGACTCTTTGGCTTCATGCCAACCCGCGGGCGGCCGGTCTCCTCGGGCTACGCCTCGTCCGAATTTACGGACTTCGTCGTGGATCACTGCGTGAGTCGCTCGGTGCGCGACAGTGCGCTTTTTCTCTCGCTCATCGAAGAAAATGCCGTGGGCTTCGTGCGTGAGCCTTCGCGCGGGCGCCTTCGCATCGGGGCATGGACGCGTACCCTTTCGGGTGGCGAGCCCGATCCGGAGGTGCGGCGTGCGCACGATCGCGCGGTGGCACTGCTTGGCGAGCTCGGACATCACGTCGAGGAAGCCACGCCCCCGGCCATCGACGGTGCCGCGATGGGTGACGCGTTTTTTCTCGTGGGCGGCGCCATGGTCGCGGGCATCGTCCAAATGGTGGCGTCGCTGCGCGGTGAGCCGGTGCGGCCCGACGAGCTGGAGCCCTTCGCCTGGTGGACTGCCGAGAACTTCCTTCGGCGCGGCCCCGCGGCATTGGCGGAGGCGCGCACGATCTTCGCGACGGCCGAGCGCACGTACCTCGAAGCCACCGCGCGCTACGACGTCGTGCTCACGCCCACGCTGGCCGTGCTTCCGTGGCGTCTCGGTCATTTCTCGTCGTTCGTGCCCGGCGAGGAACTCATGCGACGCATGCGCGAGGCCATGGGCTACACGCCCATTCACAACGTCGTCGGTTGCCCGGCGATGTCGGTGCCTTTGCATTTCACCGATGGCGGCATTCCCGTCGGCGCACACTTCGCCGCCGCGCGTGGTCAGGATTCGACCTTGCTCGCCCTCGCCTACGAGCTCGAGCAAGCGCGCCCGTGGGCCGCTCGCCATGCGCCCTTCTCGTGTGCGAAACTCCTTGCGACCTGATGCCGCAAGTCCTGAAAATCGAGGTCCGCGCACGCATCCTCGAGGCCGCCCTCGAGATCATGGCCGCACACGGCTACGAGCGCGCCACCATGGGCGCCATCGCCGAGCGCGCGGGCCTGGGTACGGCGAGCCTCTATCGCTACTACGCCTCCAAAGAGGAGCTTTTCGATGCGGTGATCTCGCCCGACTTGGCGCGACGGTTCGAGCAGCTCATGGAGCGCCGCGTGCGCGCACTCGCCCGCAACACGCAGAGTGGTGTTCCCACCGACGACTTGGGCGGCGATATGTTGACGTTCTGGTTGGAGAATCGCCTTGCGGTGGTCATCCTGCTCGACCGCGCCGCGGGAACCCCTTATGCCGGATTCGGCGAGCGCTTCGTCGAACAGCTGACGGCCCATACGCTCACGGAAATCCGCGGCCTGCATCCGGGCGTGAAGATCAGCGCGGGCGCGCGCTTCGTGCTGTCGCGCATTTTCGAGAACACGCGCCGGCTTCTCGCCACCATTCTCGAGCAACACGCGGATCCGGCGGCCATGCGGCACGCCATCGAGGCCTTCTGGAGCTACCACATCGCGGGCTTGCACGGATTCACCTCATGGATTGGTGAGCCCTAAGCCTCTGCAGCAACGACCGAGAAAATTACGCGCGAAGCGGTGTCTAATGTCGTATGGCTGACGCAATGCCACTGCGTGCGGAATCATCACACATCGGGTCCTCGTTGTTCGGCGCGCTGCCAACATCGCGGTCGATGCGGCAATGGTAACCGATATTTACAAGAGCAGTATTCGACTGCTTGTCGACGATATGTGCCGCCTACTCAAGGGAGTTAAACTCATGAAGAAGACTTCTCCGACGCGGAGCATATTGGCAATCATCCTTGGGCTGTCGGTCGCCGCCGGTTGTGCCTCGGGAGCCGACGACGGCAAAACAAGTGGAAATGACACATCGAAGGACGGCTCCTCCGCGCTTTCGATCGTGAATGGACACGTTACGGCTCAAGGCTCGGGCAAGGCCGAGCTAGGATTCGCGGGATCGGCGGCCGTCGATCTGGCGAAGACGGTCACCATCTCCGCGCTGGGGGCCACCGGTCAACTGACCGCGATTGTCGAAACGACGCTCGACGCGACCGGCTTCTTCTCGGCGAAGATTCCCATCGATGCGAAGCTGCTCATCGTGCAGGCCCTCGACGCCTCTGGTCACGTCGTCGGCTCTTCGATTTTGGAAGCTGCCTCGAAAATTGCAGGTCAAGTGACCCTTGCCACGCCGATTTCGACGGAGTCGTCGATTGAAGCGCAGGCACTCATCGACATTGCAAGCTCAATCACCGGCGCGATCTCGGCCAATGGCTCGCTCAATGCCAATATTGCGGCCACGCTTCGCGCGCTCGTCGACGCCAATCTGGCCGGCTCGATCTCTGCGGCCATCTCCGCAGGTGCCGACGTTCAAGCCATCGTGCACGCCGTGGCCAAGGCCACCGTCGTCGCCGCGCACACGCAGGCCCTCGCCATCACCAACGCGGGCGGGAAGCTCGATGCGAGCGCCTTTGCCGACCTCGAAGCAAAAGCCGCGCTGGCACTCAATGGGGTGCTGGACGCCAAAGTTTCCGCGAACGCGGTGGCCAATGCCACGGCGCAGTTCTCCGCCGATCTCGACGCAGCCCTGAAAGCTGCGGCCTCGGGTTCGATTTCCGCCGAGGTGGCTGCGCTGGCCCATGCCGCCGCGAACCTCACGTTCAACTCTTCGCTCGAGGCATCGCTCGCCGGGATACCGCTGACGAAGGGCATTGCCTTCTCGGCACTCAAGTCTGCCGCGACGGTGGAGGCGACCCAGATCACCAATGCGATCGCCGACATCCTGAAGGGAAGCAACGCGCTGGATGCCGCAATCGAGGCCACGACGAAGCTCACGGCATCGATTTCGGCAGCGACCAATGCGGGCGACATCGCCAAAGCGCGCACCGACTTCGCGAGTGCGATCACCGGCAGCCTTTCCGGTGGTGTGGGCTCGCTCCTGGCGCAGCTCACGGGGAACGTTCAGGCGACACTCGACGGGCTTCTGGACACGTCGAGCCTCTTGAACGGGCGGCTCGATGGTGCGCTGAAGGCGGCCCTCGATGCGGTGGCCAAGCTCGATCTGGGCGCCCTGACTTCCGGCAAACTCGATGTGGTTCTGCAGCAAGTGATCGATGCGTTCACGAGCTTCGCCCATGGGTTGGACCTGAAGATTCCGGAGCTGACCGCGCTCGGCGCAACGTTGGATCAGGCCAAAGCCATTACGGATCTCATCACGGTCGTGCAGGGCGCGCTGAAGAGCGCACTCCCGCTCGGTCGCTGATTCGCGTCCATTCGATTGACCCGCGAGGGTACCACGACTGGCGTCCGTGGTGCCCTCGCGGCATTCCATGCGTACAGCAAGATGCGCCACGCCGTGAGACGACGTGCAAAGTTGGAGGCGATGCGGCTAACGTGCGGCCATGTTGCAATGGAAGCAGCTAGGGTTCGTCGCGAGTATTTTGGCAACGGCTGCGGGGGTGGTGGCGGCCGTGGCCTGCAGCTCCGACGACAAGGGCGGTTCGGGCAATATGTGGGATGAGGATTTTCGCCGCTCGTGGTGCATCGACCCCAAATCGGTCGAAGACGGAACACTGCGACCGGACGGCGTTCCGCCTGGAGCAACCTTGGCGCAAATTCAGCGCGCGAAGGACCAAACCTGCGAAGGAACCATGTACTACTTCCGAGAGCGCACCGATGCGGGCGCAGAGCAGTATTGGCAGGCCCTCGCCACCAATTGCCTTCCGCACACCATGCGAGGCAACGACGGTGGATACGTTCACAACAACGGCTTTCCCGCGGACTGCTTCGTCAAGCCAGGAGCGTCGGGCCCGATCGACTCATTTGCCATTACGACCCATTGCGTCTGCTGTGCCGAGGATCAATGCGGACGATATTGCCGCCCGCGCCTATTCCCAAGCAGCGATGACGCAGGCACCTATGGCATCTCGTGCGCAGACTACAGCTACGACTTCAAGGCTGCGACGATTGGAGATCCGGCTACGAGTCCGCATTGCGATTGCCAGGGCTTTTGACGCATTCGTCAGAATCCGATGGATCGAAGTAGCGCTTCGCTGAAGAGCGGCATGGTCAGCGCAAAGATGGCGACGACGTAGGCATGGCCAAGGGCGCGGGGCCAGCTTCGTGCTCCGAGGCGTGGCTCGAGGGCGACCGCGGCTCCGTGCACGAGGAAGAAGGCGCCCATCGCCATCGCCGGTGCGAGGCCTGCACCGATGGCCGTGGGGTAGACGTGAACGAGACCGCTCACCGCGAATGCGAGGAGCGTCCCCGTGCGGCGCAAGCCCACGCGTGCGAGCGGCGCGTGAATGTGTTCGCGGAGCCAGGTGGTCACCGGGAGGTTCCATCGCTGGCCCCAGAATTCCACGAGTGTGCGCGATAGGGCCGGGGCTCGGTACAAAGGCGGGATTTCGAACCCCGCGGCTGCGCCGGCGACGCGAACGAGCCGGTCCATGCTTTCGCCTGCGGCCAATACGGCCAGCGCCGCCATCATGCTGCGTGCGAACTGACGCGTGGAGCCGAATGGAGGCTCGGCCGCGAAAAAGAGATGGGCCGTGACGAAGAGCGCCATGCTCGCGGCCCCGAGGGCGATGCCCGCGACCGCACGCCCCCACGGAAATCCGCGCTCGCGCATCCGAGACACACGCCGTGGGTCGACGATCGGAAGGATGAGAATGGCGATGCGTTGAACCGGTCGAAAGGTCTCGGGCGCACACGCGAGGTCGATGACGCGAAGAAGGCACGCGGCGGCGGCGTACCCCGCAAGCGTTCGCGCGGCCACGGCCTCCGCGGGAATGCACAATGGCGCCGCAAGCATCGCGGTGCCGAGAAAGATGACGGCGAATGCGATCACGAAATGAGATTACGCGCAGCTGCGCTACGGAAACAAATGAATACGCGTCGAACAATGCCCCACCACACGGTCGTTCTGCATGCAGGAAAACGCGGTTGGTCATCATCGAACGCGGCGGCAACACGACGCAGGTGGACATGTTCGGTTTTCCCATGACGGCGCGTCTGCAGCAGACGGCCATCGGCTACGATCAGACCGTGGGCATCACGCGGACGCGCGATCAGGTGATCACTTTGGCCACGCGAGATCGACCCAATCGGACCATGCCTTGACCCTCTGCGAATCGGCACCAAGCTGCGTCGCGGCGATGATTCCGTATTGATTGTACTGATCCGTCGTCGTCTGGGTTACGTCGTTCTTGATATAGTAGCGGCCCTTGTCGTCTTTCAACACGGCCGAGCGCGCCTTGTCCAAGCAGAATCGGAATCCCGCAAGCGGTTCACCGCCCGCATTGTCGCCCAGTGACGTGTTGCTCGGATCGCAGCGGCGCCAATCGGCGGGATTGGTGCCCGCGAACAAGGCATTGTATTGCGAAATCGCGCCGTTGACCACTTTGAGAAACAAGCCGGGCGCCAACTTGTCCAGCGCACGATTCGGATGCTGCTGATTGGCATTGGGGCCCCAATCGAGGAAGTTCGTCGGCACCAGGTGCTTGATCACCTGACCGCGCCCGTAGCGCCCCCGGTTGTTCAGCAGGTTCTCCGGATCCTTGGGATCCGGTTGATTCAAGGGAATCGCGTTGTTCACGTACTGCGCGGACTTGATTCGATCGTGCAACAGCCGGAAATACTGCGCATTGCGCATCTCCGTGTGCGCCGGTGTCGATGAACCGATGGCGTCGGCCAACACTTGATCGAACCGGGTGAGGTACGGCCAGTCGATGGGAAAATTCACCCAATCGCCCTGCCCGCCCGGATTCAGGCTGACCTGCATCGCATACCACTGGTTCGTACGATAGTACGAGGCAACCTTGGTGTCGGCCTCCCAAGCAAAGTACCATTCGCGTTTGCCGTTGGCCGTCTGCTCCTCCTGATAGAGCATGTGCGGTGCGAGGAAAAACGCGCCCGCGGTGTTGAAGGGGGATCCGCGCGACTCACCGCGCCCCTTCCACTTGCCCGAAGCGTCTTTTTCGCCCATGAACCACTGCTGATTGCCTTCCAAGCCGTATCTGTGCTGGAGCTCCCATATCTTCGTGGTCACCCAATGCATGCCGCTCGACATCGCGCGCTCGATGAACGCGGCATCGGTGAAGGCCGCCGGAAAGCTGGCCGTGGTGCTGGACGAGGCCAGCGCCTTCAGGTTCTTGGCACCATATTGCAAGCCATACAGGCCCGAGCCTGCGTAGACATGATTGCCGCGCCCGCCGCCCATGAAGCGGTACATGTCCCAGCCGAAGTTCTTCAATAGCCCCTGGAGCGTCGCGCGCTCGTCGGCGGTCAGGTGGCTCCAGTCGCCGTACTTGCCATTCGGGTTCACGTGCGAGGCGAGCCATGTATCGAGCTTTCGGTAGCTTGCGAGCGGCGACGGGCGCGAACCATCTGCGAATTGGCCGCCCGTCTCGAAGGACCCTTCGGCGCGATTCTCGTTCGGCCACACGTCGACCGGGTGCGTGGTGGGAAGCCACGCATTCCAGTCGGGATACTGGAGCGGCACGGGCATCTCCCGCGCATTCATGGTCGCGGAAGGATTCATGACTCGGTCGACATCGGCCTGCGAGATCGCGCTGGGCGAGCCGTCCAGCGGTTTTCCAAAAATGGCATTCACGGTTGCCGAGGCACTGGAGAGCACGGCATCGAGACCGCCGCCCGCGGCCCACTCGACCACCGGCTTGCCATCCAGCCCCGCCGCCGGCTGGTACGGCGGCGCCCAGGGCGACGCTTGCGGCACGTGAGGAACATCGCGCTGCGAATAACGAATGAACGCGGCGATTTGTTTGCCCTGCTGCTCCGTGAGCCCGTGAAAGCGGCTGCGTTGCACGATGGAGTTGTTCGAATAATTGAAATACTGCAAGTCGCGCGCATTCTCGGCATGACACGATGAACAACTCGCGTGGATCTTCCGATTCACGATGGCCGACTTCGAAAGAATGTCGGCGCCGTACCATAGATTCTTCCCCGCCTCGGCATCGGCGGACGCACCCTTGCCGGCGTCTTTTTCCACCTTTGGATCGGTTTTCTGGATGGTCGTCTTGCCGATGTCGGCCGCCGTGGCATCGCGCATGCGCACGTCGAGAATGCGGAAGCCGTTGGACTCGCCATCGGTTCCATTGAATCGGAACTGAATCCGATTGAACGATGGAAGCCCGACCAACCGTGCCCGCGTCGGCGCGTCCAAGTCGACGGTGATGTGCGTGGTGTAAAAGCCGCCGTTCACCCCGCCGCTGACCCTCTCGGGGTCGGCGAGTTGGACATTCGCATCCGTGATGTCGACCCAGGGAACCGAAGCATCGTTGGCGGCATCGCCACCGCCGATCACGCGAAAGCTCGCTTTGACCTTGGTGGGCGCGGCGGTGGTGGCCTCGAATTCCGGCGCCGCGTAAGAGCCACACCGACTGCACACGAAATAAAGCTTGGCGGCTTTCGCCACATTGGCGGACTCGATACCCAAGTTGGTTTCCGCAATGGCCGGGGCCGAGGGCGAGCCGCTGCCCAGCACCTCGATGGGAAGCACCATCGTGCCGGGCGGCGCGACCGAGAGCTCGGGGTTGGGCGCG
It includes:
- a CDS encoding membrane bound O-acyl transferase family-domain-containing protein; this encodes MIAFAVIFLGTAMLAAPLCIPAEAVAARTLAGYAAAACLLRVIDLACAPETFRPVQRIAILILPIVDPRRVSRMRERGFPWGRAVAGIALGAASMALFVTAHLFFAAEPPFGSTRQFARSMMAALAVLAAGESMDRLVRVAGAAAGFEIPPLYRAPALSRTLVEFWGQRWNLPVTTWLREHIHAPLARVGLRRTGTLLAFAVSGLVHVYPTAIGAGLAPAMAMGAFFLVHGAAVALEPRLGARSWPRALGHAYVVAIFALTMPLFSEALLRSIGF
- a CDS encoding amidase, producing the protein MSTGHDGALLAQLDATAQAELVARGELTATELLDACEARIAALEPLLNAIPTLDMGRARAQTPGAGPFRGVPFLVKDVVPYPGLRWSLGSRLMAHNTAPSSTPFSERLDAAGLVTIGKSATSEFGLLGSTETRLEGVTHNPWDLSLSAGGSSGGAVAAVAAGLVPMAHASDGGGSIRGPASMCGLFGFMPTRGRPVSSGYASSEFTDFVVDHCVSRSVRDSALFLSLIEENAVGFVREPSRGRLRIGAWTRTLSGGEPDPEVRRAHDRAVALLGELGHHVEEATPPAIDGAAMGDAFFLVGGAMVAGIVQMVASLRGEPVRPDELEPFAWWTAENFLRRGPAALAEARTIFATAERTYLEATARYDVVLTPTLAVLPWRLGHFSSFVPGEELMRRMREAMGYTPIHNVVGCPAMSVPLHFTDGGIPVGAHFAAARGQDSTLLALAYELEQARPWAARHAPFSCAKLLAT
- a CDS encoding TetR/AcrR family transcriptional regulator; protein product: MPQVLKIEVRARILEAALEIMAAHGYERATMGAIAERAGLGTASLYRYYASKEELFDAVISPDLARRFEQLMERRVRALARNTQSGVPTDDLGGDMLTFWLENRLAVVILLDRAAGTPYAGFGERFVEQLTAHTLTEIRGLHPGVKISAGARFVLSRIFENTRRLLATILEQHADPAAMRHAIEAFWSYHIAGLHGFTSWIGEP
- a CDS encoding LysR family transcriptional regulator translates to MANVSLAGVDLNLLVALDALLSERSVTRAAQRMGLSQPAMSNALARLRDLLEDPVLVRTGHGMEPTARALDLAAPVHRLLMDARQVLAQTQSFDPATSSHRFRIESTADFELSLLPDLAPRVANIAPNVELLVTRATSDTEEELRTGRVDLFVGIWSKIPTHLHSYLLRHDGFACIARRGHPKTRRRLTLRAFGELAHVVVSPDAWPGGIADTALTDRGLGQRVLVRTPDFLVAAKIVARSDAIATLPHGIAHALAELLPLDVFRAPLDVADVAISMVWHPRTHQQDGHRWLRSLIMDACAASEW
- a CDS encoding L-2-amino-thiazoline-4-carboxylic acid hydrolase, encoding MDIPLIEQVKIQARVLVPLVETLQAELGEERANALVRKALGAHYRKLGERWWRAQAGTNLGENMAASFEGFAAGDALDYEVLQQGPDAFDVNVTGCRYAQFYEKIGVPELGFLLVCSADFPMAEGFGGGVQLSRTRTIMQGASHCDFRYSRKKE
- a CDS encoding glutathione S-transferase family protein, whose protein sequence is MDFYTNPLSPNCRKVDAVAKQLGIDLNVKLIDIRKGENREPAYLAINPNGKIPTLVDGDLTLWESNAIQCYIASKKDNDLWPKSNLRYDIMKWQAWELAHFGAAGRGLIFQRIVKQILNIGPADEARCAEDEANFKRFGAVLDNALKGKRFVCGDQLTLADFCLASTLTFAEHAKFPVADFANIRRWVASLDEQPGWRASKPPPM